Sequence from the Pontibacter pudoricolor genome:
GTAGCAACTTTCGGAAATAGCTTTAAATCTCGGGTAGCTGTAAATGCTCCGGGTAATTACAGATTTTGTTCTAAGCGGAGAAAAGGACAGGGAGGCGCAGGAGAATGCAGCCCTGCACAAGCTGATAAATACCGGAGCATTAAAAAGGAGAGTAACAGTGCTGCTACTCTCCTTTTCTTTATAAAGTCTTTTTATTTACAACCTGAAGCCCTTTTTGCTCACCAACCTGCAGCAGGTAACTATAGGCTTCGTCAAATTCATTCTTTACTTTTCCTTCCAGTATGGCTTCGGTCAACACTTCTTTCAGGTCGCCCACTGTTTTAGATGGCTTCAGGTCAAAGGTTTCCATGATGATCTCGCCGGTAATGACAGGCTGGAAGTTTCTTAGTTTATCGCTCTCCTCTACCTCAACCAGGCGTTTTTCTACCTTATCAAAGTTCTGAATGTAGCGCTTCACTTTCACATCGTTCTTAGAGGTTATGTCAGCGCGGCACAAAGCCATCAGGGCATCAATATCATCACCGGTCTCAAATAAAAGGCGACGCAAAGCAGAATCTGTAACGGTATCTTTTACCAGCGCTATTGGGCGTAAATGCAGTTTTACAAGTTTCTGCACAAAGCGCATGTGCTCGTTCAGGGGCAGTTTCAGGTCTTTAAAGATCTTCGGCACCATACGCGCGCCGCGGTCTTCGTGCCCGTGAAAGGTCCAGCCTACTTTTGGGGAATAACGTTTTGTATCGGGTTTGGCAATATCGTGCAGTATAGCTGACCAGCGCAGCCAAAGATCATCCGAAACCTGGGCTACATTATCTAACACCTGCAGTGTGTGGTAAAAATTATCTTTGTGCGAGTTTCCGTTTTTGGTTTCTACGCCTTGCAGCTCCACCATTTTCGGGAAGATGAGGTGCAGTAAGCCGGAAGCGAAAAGCAATTTAAAGCCGTAGCTCGGCACAGGTGCAAGAATGATCTTATTCAGCTCATCGGTTATCCGCTCCTGCGATACGATCTTGATGCGCTCTTTATTATCTGTAATGGCATCAAAGGTATCCGGGTCAATGTCGAAGCCAAGCTGTGTAGCAAAACGGATGGCGCGCATCATGCGCAGGGGATCATCAGAAAAAGTAATGCCGGGCTCTAAAGGCGTACGGATGATCTTCCGTTTCATGTCCTTCAGTCCGTTAAACTCATCTATCAGCTGGCCATAGTTGGCTTTATTCAGACTAATTCCCAGCGCGTTGATGGTAAAGTCTCTGCGTTTCAGGTCATCATCCAGCGTGCCCAGTTCCACTTCGGGTTTGCGCGAATGTTCTCTATACGATTCCTTCCGTGCCCCGACAAACTCCACTTCCCAATCATTAAACCGAAGCATGGCCGTACCAAAATTCTTAAAAACAGAGACTTTTGGTTTATGGGGCAGGTTTTTGGAAACTAACTCGGCCAGGGCTATTCCGTCCCCGATACAGACCACGTCAATATCTTTGGAAGGCCGTTTTAACACCAGGTCGCGCACAAAGCCACCGATAACGTAAGCATCTACACCAAGCTCTGCCGCTGCAGAAGCTACCACATCAAAAACCGGATTATCGGGCAGTTTTATAGTTTCCATCAAAAAATAAAGCCTCAGGTGGTTTTGCCACACCTGAGGCGCAAAAATAATGTATTAAATCGAAAGCACCTTAGCAGGAGAACAGACAAATAGTTAAAATAACTACAGGCCAATCTATATTTAGTACTTCGTTCTGTTCAAAAAATGGCTAGCTATAGTTACTCTCTTATAGTTTCTATTTCGCCGTTGGGCTTTATTTTTACGATACGTGACGGCTTGGCTTCTGATTCTTCATCCTGTCGCCAGCGAACTACATAATCAACCCGTTTTTTCACTTCTTCATCTATTTCAGCAAATGTAGCCGGTGATTTACCTCCGCTCAGGTTGGCTGATGTAGAAACCAAAGGCCTGTCGAGCTGGCGTATCAGTTTATGGCAGAACTCATCCTTCACCACGCGTATAGCTATAGTTCCGTCAGGTGCAATTACTTCTTCAGGCAGATTTTGTGCTCCTTCAAAAATATAGGTTGTGGGTTGCTCCTGCTCTTCCAGCATCTTCTCGAATTTATC
This genomic interval carries:
- a CDS encoding CCA tRNA nucleotidyltransferase; protein product: METIKLPDNPVFDVVASAAAELGVDAYVIGGFVRDLVLKRPSKDIDVVCIGDGIALAELVSKNLPHKPKVSVFKNFGTAMLRFNDWEVEFVGARKESYREHSRKPEVELGTLDDDLKRRDFTINALGISLNKANYGQLIDEFNGLKDMKRKIIRTPLEPGITFSDDPLRMMRAIRFATQLGFDIDPDTFDAITDNKERIKIVSQERITDELNKIILAPVPSYGFKLLFASGLLHLIFPKMVELQGVETKNGNSHKDNFYHTLQVLDNVAQVSDDLWLRWSAILHDIAKPDTKRYSPKVGWTFHGHEDRGARMVPKIFKDLKLPLNEHMRFVQKLVKLHLRPIALVKDTVTDSALRRLLFETGDDIDALMALCRADITSKNDVKVKRYIQNFDKVEKRLVEVEESDKLRNFQPVITGEIIMETFDLKPSKTVGDLKEVLTEAILEGKVKNEFDEAYSYLLQVGEQKGLQVVNKKTL
- a CDS encoding L-threonylcarbamoyladenylate synthase, whose translation is MKDLVREVQAAEEELLMGNVILYPTDTVWGIGCDAHEAKAVQKVFKIKERDPSKSMIILVADINMVKHYVANVPDKFEKMLEEQEQPTTYIFEGAQNLPEEVIAPDGTIAIRVVKDEFCHKLIRQLDRPLVSTSANLSGGKSPATFAEIDEEVKKRVDYVVRWRQDEESEAKPSRIVKIKPNGEIETIRE